Genomic window (Capsicum annuum cultivar UCD-10X-F1 chromosome 10, UCD10Xv1.1, whole genome shotgun sequence):
taaattaGAGCCTTTTTAGATTAAACTTGAGATATTTCAGACTAAATTTGAGGTTTTTCAGGCTGAATTTGGGATTTTTATACTTAAGTTTGAGATTTTTAgactaaatttgagattttttagattaattttgagcctttttagattaaattttagaTATTCTAGACTAAATTGGAGATTTTATAAACTCTTAATTGTTggatttatttttgtgtttttttttccgGTAGAATGCTGAGCTTTTCACCTTAACTTATGGTGCCATCGTGCGACAACTCCTCACAGATCTGGAGGAGGTTGAGGAAGTCAACAAACAGCTTGATCAAATGTAAAGTCTTTACTTATTAGTTAGTCATTTTTTAAGCTCAAAAAATGCAGTTAACATATACTATGTGGAAGGGGGAGCGTTGGCGTAACTGGTAAAGGTGTTTTGTTAGCGCTGTAGAAACTTTCAGTTGAACTCTATCGATGTGATTCGAATATCAGACTTTCAAGAAATAGCTTGATCAAATGTAAAGTCCTTACATATTAGTCTTTTTAAGCTCAAAAAATGTAGTTAACATTTACTAATGTGGAAGGGGGAGCGTTGGCGTAACTTGTAAAGTTGTTTTGTTAGCGCTGTAGAAACTTTCAGTTGAAATCCATCGATGTGATTCGAATTCTAGACTTTCAAGAAATAGCTTGATCAAATGTAAAGCCCTTACTTATTAGTTTTTTGTATAAAATGCAGTCAAGATATACTAATGTGGAAGGGGGAGCGTTggcgtaactggtaaagttgttttGTTAGTATTGTAGAAACTTTCAGTTGAACTCCATCAATGTGATTCGAATTCCAGACTTTCAAGGAAGAGCTTGATCAAATTACTTATTAGTCTTTTTTTAAGCTCAAAATATTTAGTTAACATAGACTAATGTGGAAGGGGAGCATTggcgtaactggtaaagttgttttGTTAGTGTTGTAGAAACTTTCAGTTGAACTCCATCGATGTGATTCGAATTCCAGACTTTCAAGGAATAGCTTGATCAAATGTAAAGCCCTTACTTATTAGTCCTTTTTTAAAGCTCAAAATATGTAGTTAACATTTACTAATGTGGAAGGGTGAGCGTTggcgtaactggtaaagttgttttGTTTGCGCTGTAGAAACTTTCAGTTGAACTCCATCAATGTGATTCGAATGTCAGACTTTCAAGGAATAGCTTGATCAAATGCAAAGCCCTTACTTATTAGTCTTTTTTTAAGCTCAAAATATTTAGTTAACATATACTAATGTGGAAGGGGAGCGTTGGCGTAAATggcgtaactggtaaagttgttttGTTAGTGTTTTAGAAACTTCAGTTGAACTCCATCGTTGTGATTCGAATTCCAGACTTTCAAGAAATAGCTTGATCAAATGTAAATCATTTACCTAGTTTTATTCACTTAGAAACTGTAGTAACATGTACTAATTTGATTTTTAGGTTGTGGGTTGGTAGTAGTTATTTTGTTAGTGTTGTAAACCATCCGATTGAACTCAGTTTATGTGATCCGAATCCCAGATAAAGGAGGGGAGTTATCAATTGTAAATCCTTTAGTGTTAATCTAATTTCTACGTTGTGGGTTGGTAGAGTTGTTGTTCTGTTAGTGTATAGTACTTTTGATTGAACTCCATCTATGTGATCTGAAATCAAGATAAAGGAGATTGAAGAGGTCAACAGATAGATTGATCAAATGGTAAATGCTTTGCCTAGTTTGCCTCCTCGGAAACTGTAGTTAACATGTACAAATTTGTTTTCTAGGTGGTGGGTTGGTAGTAGTCATTTTGTTAGTGCTATAGTACTTCCAACTAAACCCTGTCTATGTGATCCAAAGTCTAGATAAAGGAGGTTGAAGAGGTCAACAAACAAATTGATCAAAATGTAAATCCTTTACCGAGTTTTTTTCCCTCAAAAACTGTAGTTAACATGTACTAATGGTTTTAGTTGTTCTATTTGTGTTGCAGAACTTTTAATTGAACTCCGTCTATGTGATTCGGAGCCAGGGAGTTATCAAATCTAAATCCTTTACCTAGTTTTCTGCCTTCAAAGCTGCAGTTAACATGTACTGATttgttaagttttttttattagtGTTGTAGAACTTTCAGTTAAACTCCGTTATGTGATCCAAAGCCTAGATAAAGGAGGGGAGTTATCAAATATTAATCCTTTACCTAATTTTCTTCCCTCAAAACTGCAGTTAACATGTACTAATTTGTTTTCTAGGTTGTGGGTTGGTAGTAGTTGCTTTGTTAGTGTTGTAGAATTTCAATTGAACTTTGTCTATGCGATCAAGGTTAGAGTGGAAAGAGTCCAATCATGATGAATCCCGTGAATTGATACCGAAGATACGCATAGTTGATTGATGTTGAATGAAATTGTTAGAGGCAATTTAACTTAATTTAATTGTATTGGCTCGGAAGTATACAAAATTTGAGAAGTTCAACTGATTGCAGGGGTTATAACATTGGAATTCGGCTCATTGATGAGTTTTTGGCAAAATCTAACGTTTCACGGTGTATTGATTTCAAGGAAACAGCTGAAGTCATTGCCAAGGTCTCTTTCCTCCCTCCAAGTTGCATTTCATTTAAATGTGTGTTGGTTTATTATGAAGTTTCAGTTTTATCTTGAATAGTAGTTCTGATATCCCACACATGCCGGTAGCCAATACAAAACAGAGTTGTTCAGTAATATCAGAAGTAATACTATGGAAGTATAAATTTTATTAGTGTTATGGAGGTTAATCACCGAGATGTGCTTAAATGGAGTGACTTAGACGgtgaggattcatatagccaACTACAACTTTCTTGGGATTTAGGTATTGTTGTTGTCGTAATGGAGGTTAATGTGGCAGTAGATATGCATTGAAATAAGAATTGAGACAAAAGTTTGAAAATGAGTATCTTGTTCGGGAAGCTTTACTGTGATGCTGACTGCAAATCCTTTTTCTCAAAATAGTCTTTTAGCAGTCGAACCTGAACAAGAAAGCATAGAGAAATTTTGGTCATTTGGTTGTAATATTTGGTGTCTCTGTACTACTGAATAACTACTTCGTTTCCTCTATAAAAGGGGTCATGTAAATAGTATGTAAAgtgaaaagaaaatgaataacAGAACATCTAAAATTTAGAATTAGCTCTTCATTGTTTCAAGTCTCTATATGGTTCGTAAGCAAAGAGATGATCAAATTAGAAAAGACAATGTATACACGTTaccaatttcaaaagaaaaaaaaaaagacaatgtaTACAGGAGCATAagaataatttcttttttgagaCAGTGATTCACGCCACCATTTTTCTTCAATTCATTTCAAAGTTGAGAAGTTAGTTAACCGTTAAAAATGTTAGAAACTAGGACGAAGAAGAGCCACGGGGGTGGTTTCCTAGAGGGTGAATAGGAAAGAGATGGAGAAAGGATAAATAGCAAATGAGAGGATGGTTGGCTGGTCGTTCTTTGCCTCTCGTTTAGAGGGATTGTTGTTACACTTGggatatgataatgatgattgtTGGATATTCTTATTCCCGGAAATCCTCAACTATAGTGAaacacaattaaaaaaaaagggggcagcccggtgcactaaagctcccattATGCATAAGGTTCGGGGAAGGGCCCGACaacaaggatctattgtacgcagccttacctctcatttctgctagaggctgtttcaAGGCTTGAAAcatgtgacctcctggtcacatggcagcaactttacagTTACACCAAGGCTCCCGTTCAACGCAGTAAGGcgggataattttttttgatcttaattcatgttccAAATATCTTACTATGAATATAAGCGACAATGTTCCTTTACAATTTGCTCTTCAATGGAAGGTGATGGTGTGCATCTCTACAAACACAAACATACACAAAAAGTAGCTCATGTTCACTTCATTCTGTGGGGAATTCTGTCTTTCGGATGTTGAGTAATTAAAGTTTGGGAACGAGTCTCTTAGTTGATTTTATGAGTTGATCAGTAGATATTGTTGTTTCTCTGTCAGTATTCATTGGCAGTGAGCAGAATCTGACGTTTCCGTGTCATATTTGAACTGAGCGCCCCAGCTTGTAACTACTCTTCATATTCTCAAGTTCATTTTCCTTAAAACATACATTTAGTTGTTCATCCTTTTAATAATGTCTACGCTGAATTTTTTGTTTGCTGCTCATGATGAACAGGTTGGCCTCAAAATGTTCCTAGGTGTTACAGCAAATGTTGGCAATTGGGATGCTGAGGGAACAACATGCAGTCTAATTTTGGAGGACAACCCCTTGGTAGACTTTGTTGAGCTTCCCGATACTTGTCAAGGTCTATACTATTGTAACATCTTGAGTGGCGTAATCAGAGGGGCACTAGAGATGGTGAGCAAGCAACCCCCTTCTATAGCATCTGCTAGTTACCAATTTACTTTATGACGGCCGTCGGCCTCACACAATATACTTGATTCACACATACGATGTCCTCATTTACTGTCATGTTTTCATAGATGTCGCTACTATGACTTGTCTCCCCTACTGAAATGGCGAACAGCGTGCGAGTTAGCTGTGCATTGTATTCCTTCCATGTTTCATATCGTACTAAAGTCAGATGAGTTTTCGTTTTCCAATTTTGCAGTCTCCCTAACTAGAATTGCAGATCTATCTGAACTGTCTCCCCTCGGTCCGTTAGTAGTTTTAGGTTTTAGTAGGCGAGTTGCTGCAGGATATAAGAAGCGAAAACATACTATACTGCATAATCTTCCTCAGTAAGGGTCAATTGAGAGTGTTGCGTTTATTTTAGCTGTTGTTGGAGCACTAGGTTTATCTGCATTTGCCCCGTTCAGGTTTCAATGAAGACCGAAGTCACATGGGTCCGTGATATGCTTAGAGGGGATGATGCATTCGAGCTGCAGCTGAAACTGCTGAAGCAAGTTCCTGAGGAGTATCCTTACAAAGACGACGAGTAACAACTGAAACTTTTGAACTTTGTATTGCTTGCCTTAAAGCATTTTCTGTTTGATCTGGAAATATTAAGCTCCCTAAACCCTCCGCCATGATAAAACATTTCGTTCTAGTGTTACGAGTTACAATGTTGATGATTAGCTACCCAGAATTTTTCTCGTCATCCACTGCGCCGTGTTCTGAgttcttgttttcttcttttggttCTCTTTTTGTTGGTTGAAATTACTTTCTTCATATCCCTAAACTAAGATGGATATGAGGTATCTTGATTTTCCTtaagctgagggtctatcggaaacaacctctctatctctacaaagtccccagaccccacttgtggaattACGCTGGGTATGATTTTCTTTGATGTATACAGACAGTACGTCAGTATCCTTCTTTTTGGCATAGTTGAGTAGTACATAGGTGCATGGCTAGATGCAAGATAGTTAGAATGCATCATGTCCGTGGAAGGGTCCCACCAAGAGGGTGTATCGTAAATGCAAGCTGaagctgcgtacaatacacccttgtgtgGAGCCCTTCTctggaccctgcgcatagcgggagctttagtgcaccgggctgtcgTTTGTATTTATGAATGAATATATGCTTTCACTATTGAATCTATGCCCAAAATTCATGTAACGGCGTTCGAGCTTTGCTTGTATGCACCTCCATTTATATCGAGGGGTTGGGTACGTGTTATTTCTCACCAGTACAGGTATTGAGTAACTCTATCAACTATCCACCAAGGCTTTGAATGTGAGACCTCGTTGTTCTCAACTTACGAATTCCACAATTCTAAACTTCAATGGATTTTCCATATCaaagaaattaaatgaaaattATGAGAGACTGAGCGTTTCACTTTTCGAGAGTCAAACGACTTGGATTTTAACCCGATGTAATTTTTACACGATTAAATCACCTATAACATAAGTACATTTATATCTCTATGATAAACATAATTGGATAACTtgatacaatttttttctttttttgtgggTTTCCATCCGATGTTCGATACCAGTATTGGAGTCTGATTAATTTGAATTCGTGCTACAATAGATTAAGCTGCATCAATCTTGAAATAATATGTTTACGCTATTGATGTGTAAAACATATTTcttgattaaaataatttacGTGGTGTGCGACCAAAAACCTACGCAAAAAATGCCCATTTTAACAATTACTACACTCAAATGCCTATTATAGGCCATGACATTATTATCCCGTGAAATAAGTCGAGATGCGCATAAATTGATCCGAACACTACATGACATTATCCTGTGAAATAAGTCGAGATGTGCATAAATTGATCCGAACACgaagattattaaaaaaaaaaggaaggaagaCAATAAGTCATTGTCTATTAGAAACTCTGTTCAAATCAACAAAGCCTATACTTTCCCTCATGTTTTTTCAATCTTTACAATACTTCATGTGAAGGCAAAGTGAAACAACACCAAactatcttttctctttttctctaatttgtacacttgttttttttttataaaaaaaaaaaaaaaaaaaatttacaaaaaactTATTCTATACTATATTTTTGACTGTTATAGCAGGTAAtctatcctatttttattttataattgtggtaGACAGCTTGCACGCACTTCGATAAATTTCATAAGATACCGTCCACCTCCAACCAGCAACAGATAACTCTGTCGACCAAGACTAAGACATATGGAATGAATCACGTAGTATTTTTATCTTCGCTGGAATATAAACGTGACGATATCTTTAATTGCTGTATTGACGACTAGGTCACACCTTTCATTTTTTTAACTCGATGGTTACAACCAAACcttgtctagattgttttattttgagccgggggtctatcggaaacagcctctctatctcacatctgaggtagtggtatggactgcttacacttaccctccccagaccctacttggtgggaatatactgggtatgttgttgttgttgatggttaCAACCAAACGCATGGTTTATATTATACGCCATATATCCAAACGTCTATAAAAAGGTAAAATGGCTGCCCAGTGCACAACCGAGAACCACAAGAGTCTATTGTACGCAAAGTTAACCAGCGTTTCTGCAAGATATTCTTTCCACAACTCGAACCTGTTACCCCTGGTcgcatgacagcaactttaccagttacgccAAGACATCCACAAAATATCTCATTACCATATAGTCCTCgttcacatgacaacaactttaccaattacgcCAAGACATCCACAAAGTATCTCATCACCATATAGTCCCCgttcacatgacaacaactttaccggttactccaagACATCCACAAGATATCTCATTACCATATAGTCCCCGTTcatatgacaacaactttaccagttacgccAAGACATCTACAAAATATCTCATTACCATATAGTCCCCGTCCACATGACAACTACTTTACCAGTTACGCCAGGACATCCACAAGATATCTCATTACCATATAGTCCCCgttcacatgacaacaactttaccagttacgctaagacattccaaaaatatctcattACCATATAGTCCCCGTCCACATGACAACAGCTTTACCGATTACGCCAAGACATCCACAAAATCTCTCATTACCATGTAGTCCCCgttcacatgacaacaactttaccagttacacCAAGACATCTGCAAAGTATCTCGTTACCATATAATCCCCGTTTAACGATCCTGCTATTATAACAATCCCAGAATAACTTGTTCGCAAATGAAACAACTCCTCAATGTGTAGAAGttaaactactactactacaatcAACATAGTCTTCTTCTCTGTCAAGAAAATTTGTAACCTTCATGCTAAGCAAGGTTAGGTGAATGACAGCAACTTTGAACATCAACAACCTTATTATGAGTGATTGCCAATTGATCAATAGCTAGACCAACAACACAAAATAGTAACAACATTTTGAATGAAACACACAATGCAGCTCCTCATATCGCCGAGTTTGAGGCATGTTACTGTCCTACCAGCCAAAGGtttcaagaatttcatcaaaGTAAAAGTTGGCTCAAGACGAATATCGTACCTCGTGGTCTTCTATTCCCTCCTGCTTTTTACATTTCTTCTACGGTTTGTCTTCGTGTTAACCGCTGTGGACACCATCGATGGAGAACGAAAATGTTCAACACTAGGTACGTTTCTCTCTTACTCTCTCCTCTGTCTAAACAGAAACTGAGTTCACCACATCAAGAGGCATGTATAAGACATTGTATTAATATAGTGCTCGAGTTACTGCAGATATAAGAAGCATTAGTTAATAGTAAAAATGATGTTTCTAAACATAGAATGATATGAAAATATTTCAGCGCGATATAATATCAGAATGCAGGTACATCAGGAAACTTATAAGGCCTCGTTTTGGTCCTGTAGAATGAATATGATACCTGACGAAATGAACATATAAAAGATTGGGATAGCCGGGATGACCTATTTCAAGATCAGATGATCCACCTCTTTGTCTGCATGGAAGGCAAAACATAAATTACGATGGTCGTCTTTATGTTCTTACAATTTCTAGAGAACTCTAAAGCATGTAGATGAACCAAAAAATCTACAGAtccatggattcaacttatcaaaaTCGATTTATAATGTTAgctaaaaatacataaagaacATACGAAGACAGTAAATTTACACTGTTTTCCCACTGAAGAAACTCTAAATTTCATTCTAAGGCAGGTTGCTTGGGGAGAAAAATTGGACCAAGGATTTTGGGGACACAGCTCGAATCAACTGTATGCTTCTAAGCCccatattttttgtctttttatgtgcATAGTATCTTTGATATCTCCTTTGAATCGTGCTCGTCTAGAGGGAGATTGGTGTTATGGCCTATTACAAATGTTCTTCTAGTTATTTCACACTTTACACAACAGATCAGTACAAAAAATAACACAGGAGATCGGTATATGAAAGACAAGACATCTTTGTAGAGTCATTTACTTCATTGTTACACATCAAAAAAGAGTAGCTTAGTCATATACTCATATATGTGTAATTGTAGTACAAAGTAGTCTTAAGGAACTGGTCCTCTCTCGACTGCAATTCACAGTTATTCCCATCAATAACGTGAGAAAGAACGTGGTGCAAGAGAAGAGAAAACAATTTCTCAGAAAGTGTCTAGGGGAGATTGGTTTAATCGCCTGTTGTTCTTTTAGTTATTTCGCCTTTTCACAAGAGATCAGCAAAAAATTAACATAAGAGGTCGGTATATGAAAGACGAGAGATCTTTGTAGAGTCATTTTCTTCTATTAAAATCACTAGCTCAAATTCTTCATTCTTCTGTACATTGTTAGGTCCCTGAGGTGATATATCAAGTATTGGAAGAACCTTCAGACGAGGTTGAAATCGAAGAAGGGCCTGATACTCCTCAATCATTAGAAGAGTTTATGGAAGAAATGAAGGATATAAGGCCAGATGCAGAAACTTTTGCTGTCAAGCTTAAAACTATGGTATTATGTACTTACCATGCCTTTTCATCATATATAGAAATGAAGTAATTTTAAGGTAACGTATTATGTCATAGACAAAAAACTGCATGCGAACAAAGAATTTTACTTGGTTTACTTTCTCGACTATTGTAAGATGTCAGTCGTTTAAGTTGCGGAGACAGCCTCTTGTAGAAATGCAAGGTGAGgctgcttggactcttcaaaattgCCCACGGGTGTGTGCCGGATACTTTAAAAGTAATGCATTTTTGAAAAGTTCAACatgggtgcggcaacatttttggagagtctgagcaacattGCCCGCAGCAGACCAATGGACGAACACCAGTTGATAATGGAGTAACAGCCATGACACGTTCACAATGTAATAATATTAACTACTTAAGGTCTGACTAGTGTTGAATTGTATGACCATCTCATCGGAAGGCTTAAGCTATTTGAGAGAGCATGTTTTCATTTACTAAATTATGTTGAATTTCTTGAAGGTAACTCTCCTTGAACAAAGAACAAGAACTGCCAAGATTCAAGAATACCTTTATCGGCATGTGGCATCTAGTGGCATCCCGAAACAGCTGCACTGCCTTGATCTCAAGCTAGCACACGAGCACTCCATCAATGCCAATGCCCGTCTCCAGTTACCATCAGCGGAACTTGTTCCTGCCCTCGTTGATAATTCATACTTCCATTTTGTCCTTGCCTCTGACAATATTCTTGCTGCTTCTGTCGTTGCAT
Coding sequences:
- the LOC107845386 gene encoding trafficking protein particle complex subunit 3 isoform X2, with translation MAPVAPRSGDAIFANVERVNAELFTLTYGAIVRQLLTDLEEVEEVNKQLDQMGYNIGIRLIDEFLAKSNVSRCIDFKETAEVIAKVGLKMFLGVTANVGNWDAEGTTCSLILEDNPLVDFVELPDTCQGLYYCNILSGVIRGALEMVSMKTEVTWVRDMLRGDDAFELQLKLLKQVPEEYPYKDDE
- the LOC107845386 gene encoding trafficking protein particle complex subunit 3 isoform X1, which translates into the protein MAPVAPRSGDAIFANVERVNAELFTLTYGAIVRQLLTDLEEVEEVNKQLDQIQDILMWKGERWRNWGYNIGIRLIDEFLAKSNVSRCIDFKETAEVIAKVGLKMFLGVTANVGNWDAEGTTCSLILEDNPLVDFVELPDTCQGLYYCNILSGVIRGALEMVSMKTEVTWVRDMLRGDDAFELQLKLLKQVPEEYPYKDDE